A genomic region of Rhodococcus oxybenzonivorans contains the following coding sequences:
- a CDS encoding ISNCY-like element ISRjo3 family transposase, translated as MFRTVGDQPSLFESVLPQELLRLPAELERVDALLDDPAFFAPFVPYFDPRIGRPSTPMETYLRLMFLKFRYRLGYESLCREVSDSFTWRRFCRIPLDGSVPHPTTLMKLTTRCGPAAVVGLNEALLAKATEAKVLRTTTLRADTTVVPSNVSYPTDSGLLSKAIRRIAATGKRIQAAGGATRTTVRDRSRAAGKRAHSIGFKLRSRSAAGRDEALAAVRRTTGELADLAETAATDAERLLTNAKQALRRARTKATARKAQGEHDGAAGRRRGRLARAIDDLEDLVTATRQITAQTRQRLAGQTPDGATRRVSLHDPDARPIAKGRLGKPVEFGHKTQLVEGDDGVIVDHNVERGNPADAPQLAPAVDRVRTRAGRPPRTVTADRGYGEKAVEDDLRDLGVRHVVIPRKGKPSADRRAEEHRPAFRRTIKWRTGVEGRISALKRGYGWDRTRIDSTEGAKIWVGHGVLAHNLVKISTLAA; from the coding sequence GTGTTCCGTACCGTAGGCGATCAACCGTCGTTGTTCGAGTCGGTGCTGCCGCAGGAGTTGCTGCGGCTTCCCGCGGAGCTCGAGCGAGTGGATGCGCTGTTGGATGATCCGGCGTTCTTCGCACCGTTCGTTCCGTACTTCGACCCGCGGATCGGTCGTCCGTCGACGCCGATGGAGACCTACCTGCGGCTGATGTTCCTCAAGTTCCGCTACCGGCTCGGCTACGAGAGCCTGTGCCGCGAGGTGAGCGACTCGTTCACCTGGCGCCGGTTCTGCCGGATCCCCTTGGACGGGTCGGTGCCGCACCCGACGACGTTGATGAAGCTGACCACCCGCTGTGGCCCGGCGGCGGTGGTCGGGCTGAACGAGGCGCTGCTGGCCAAGGCCACCGAGGCCAAGGTGCTGCGCACCACCACGTTGCGGGCCGACACCACCGTGGTGCCCAGCAACGTGTCCTACCCCACCGACTCCGGTTTGCTGTCCAAGGCAATCCGACGGATCGCGGCCACCGGCAAGCGGATCCAGGCCGCCGGTGGAGCGACACGCACCACGGTCCGGGACCGATCCCGTGCAGCGGGCAAGCGGGCGCACTCGATCGGTTTCAAGCTGCGGTCGCGCAGCGCCGCCGGACGCGACGAGGCCCTGGCGGCGGTCCGGCGCACCACCGGGGAGCTGGCCGACCTGGCCGAGACCGCCGCCACCGATGCCGAACGGCTGCTGACCAACGCGAAACAAGCGCTGCGCCGGGCACGCACCAAGGCCACAGCCCGGAAGGCCCAGGGCGAGCACGACGGGGCCGCGGGCCGCCGGCGCGGACGCCTGGCCCGCGCCATCGACGACCTCGAGGACCTGGTCACCGCCACCCGGCAGATCACCGCGCAGACCCGACAGCGGCTGGCCGGGCAGACACCGGACGGAGCCACCCGGCGAGTCAGCCTGCACGACCCCGACGCCCGGCCCATCGCCAAGGGACGGCTCGGCAAACCGGTCGAGTTCGGCCACAAGACCCAGCTCGTCGAAGGCGACGACGGCGTGATCGTGGACCACAACGTCGAACGCGGCAACCCGGCCGACGCACCCCAGCTGGCCCCAGCCGTGGATCGGGTCCGCACACGCGCCGGCCGGCCACCCCGCACGGTCACCGCCGACCGCGGCTACGGCGAGAAAGCCGTCGAGGACGACCTCCGTGACCTCGGCGTGCGCCACGTCGTCATCCCCCGCAAGGGCAAACCCTCAGCTGACCGGCGAGCCGAGGAACACCGCCCGGCGTTCCGACGAACAATCAAGTGGCGCACCGGAGTCGAAGGCAGAATCAGCGCCCTCAAACGTGGATATGGCT
- a CDS encoding S1C family serine protease has product MQVPSTVRSSIWAPLVAIVVLLAGCGGSAPTTSTPAAAPAVDLPALVRQVEASVVTVLTGSGVGSGIVYKADGTILTNAHVVEGARQVSVAFADGQQVSANVRAVDRVADVAVLHADRTGLTAATFETALPEVGALAVVMGSPLGFEDTVTSGIISGLHRQIPGSASTGAPLVDLIQTDAAISPGNSGGALIDGQGRVVGMSQAYIPPSAGAVALGFAIPAADVVDVADQLLASGTAQHAYVGIQPGTLTPQIAEQLAVDRTSGVVVLEVVPLGPAATAGIRPGDVITAVNGHDTESAEDFIAALRAVDPGDRVDLTVLRGGETQQISVTVTDRPAS; this is encoded by the coding sequence ATGCAGGTGCCGTCGACCGTACGCTCCTCGATCTGGGCGCCGCTGGTCGCGATCGTGGTCCTCCTCGCGGGATGCGGCGGCTCGGCTCCCACCACCTCGACCCCCGCCGCCGCGCCCGCCGTGGACCTGCCGGCACTGGTCCGGCAGGTGGAGGCCTCGGTCGTCACCGTGCTCACCGGGTCCGGTGTGGGCAGCGGCATCGTCTACAAAGCCGACGGCACCATCCTCACCAATGCCCACGTGGTCGAGGGTGCCCGGCAGGTGAGCGTGGCCTTCGCGGACGGGCAACAGGTGTCTGCGAACGTGCGGGCCGTCGATCGGGTGGCCGATGTCGCGGTCCTTCACGCGGACCGCACGGGTCTGACTGCGGCGACGTTCGAGACAGCGCTGCCGGAGGTCGGCGCGCTCGCGGTGGTCATGGGCAGCCCGCTGGGATTCGAGGACACGGTCACCTCGGGCATCATCTCCGGACTGCACCGCCAGATCCCCGGGTCGGCCTCCACCGGGGCGCCGCTGGTCGACCTGATCCAGACCGACGCTGCGATCTCGCCGGGTAACTCCGGGGGTGCGCTGATCGACGGACAAGGGCGGGTCGTGGGGATGAGCCAGGCCTACATTCCCCCGTCGGCGGGTGCGGTGGCTCTGGGTTTCGCCATCCCCGCGGCGGATGTCGTCGATGTCGCGGATCAGCTGCTGGCCTCCGGAACCGCCCAGCATGCGTACGTCGGCATTCAGCCAGGCACGCTGACCCCGCAGATCGCCGAACAATTGGCGGTCGACCGCACCAGCGGTGTCGTCGTCCTCGAGGTTGTCCCGCTCGGTCCGGCTGCGACGGCGGGTATCCGGCCCGGCGATGTCATCACCGCGGTCAACGGTCACGACACCGAGTCGGCGGAGGACTTCATCGCGGCGCTCCGTGCCGTTGATCCGGGCGATCGAGTCGACCTGACCGTGCTCCGCGGCGGCGAGACCCAGCAGATTTCGGTCACCGTGACAGACCGACCCGCCAGCTGA
- a CDS encoding APC family permease, giving the protein MAHATGDPGAAGKRGELKRVLGPGLLLFFIVGDILGAGVYAVTGSMIENVGGMAWLPFILAFIIATLTAFSYLELVTKYPQAAGAALYAHKAFGIHIVTFIVAFAVICSGITSASTSSNVVAGNLLAGPHETFSDAEGVGWFDIPTGDTAQLVVALLFMSLLAVINLRGVGESVKLNVVLTLIEMTALAVVIVIGLVAAGSGSAEGDIGNLVVFEDPNEKGWFLAVTVATAIAFFAMVGFEDSVNMVEETKNPERIFPKMMLTGLGVTCLIYILVVVAVIAVLPLDYDSGSEGIPLHVVRLGAPGLPIDEIFPYLTVFAVANTALINMLMASRLIYGLAKQQVLPGVLGFVLPARRSPWAAIVFTTSMTLVLIVVVNQMSGNSVVGALSGTTGLLLLFVFAVVNIACLVLKRRADKTFFRAPVWVPVIAAVLCLFLAGPWARTEEQMIQYRIAGVMLVVGIVLWAIIFVINKRSGLDTKFSDIDHLAADEGA; this is encoded by the coding sequence ATGGCACATGCGACTGGCGACCCGGGCGCCGCCGGTAAGCGCGGTGAACTCAAACGGGTTCTGGGGCCCGGGTTGCTACTCTTCTTCATTGTCGGCGACATTCTCGGTGCGGGGGTCTACGCGGTCACCGGAAGCATGATCGAGAACGTTGGCGGAATGGCCTGGCTTCCGTTTATTCTCGCGTTCATCATTGCAACGCTGACTGCCTTCTCCTACCTCGAACTCGTCACGAAATACCCCCAGGCCGCCGGCGCCGCCCTGTACGCGCACAAGGCTTTCGGCATCCATATCGTCACGTTCATTGTTGCGTTCGCCGTCATCTGCTCGGGCATTACGAGTGCGTCGACGTCATCGAACGTCGTCGCAGGTAACCTACTAGCCGGGCCGCACGAAACATTCAGTGATGCAGAGGGAGTGGGCTGGTTCGACATTCCGACCGGGGATACCGCACAACTCGTCGTCGCGCTGCTCTTCATGAGCCTGCTCGCTGTGATCAACCTCCGTGGCGTCGGCGAATCCGTGAAGTTGAACGTGGTATTGACCCTCATCGAGATGACCGCGCTCGCAGTCGTCATCGTCATCGGCCTCGTCGCGGCCGGCAGCGGCAGCGCCGAAGGCGACATCGGGAATCTGGTGGTATTCGAGGACCCGAACGAGAAGGGATGGTTCCTCGCGGTCACGGTTGCGACCGCCATCGCCTTCTTCGCCATGGTCGGATTCGAGGACTCGGTGAACATGGTCGAGGAGACAAAGAACCCCGAACGCATCTTTCCCAAGATGATGCTCACCGGTCTCGGAGTCACCTGTTTGATCTACATCCTGGTCGTTGTCGCGGTCATCGCCGTGCTCCCGCTGGACTACGACTCCGGAAGTGAGGGGATCCCGTTGCACGTGGTCCGGCTCGGGGCACCCGGGCTGCCGATCGATGAGATCTTTCCCTATCTGACGGTGTTCGCGGTCGCGAACACCGCACTCATCAACATGCTGATGGCGAGTCGACTGATCTACGGGCTGGCGAAGCAGCAGGTGCTCCCGGGTGTACTCGGGTTCGTCCTGCCGGCGCGCCGCTCGCCCTGGGCGGCCATCGTGTTCACGACAAGCATGACTCTTGTGCTCATCGTCGTGGTCAACCAGATGTCCGGGAATTCGGTGGTCGGCGCCCTGTCAGGGACGACCGGGCTGTTGTTATTGTTCGTATTCGCGGTCGTGAACATAGCGTGCCTCGTGCTCAAACGGCGGGCGGACAAAACGTTCTTCCGCGCTCCCGTCTGGGTGCCGGTTATCGCGGCGGTGCTGTGTCTTTTCCTCGCCGGACCGTGGGCACGTACCGAGGAGCAGATGATCCAATACCGGATCGCCGGAGTGATGCTGGTCGTCGGCATCGTGCTGTGGGCGATCATCTTCGTGATCAACAAGCGCAGCGGGCTCGACACGAAATTCTCCGACATCGACCACCTGGCCGCGGACGAGGGAGCCTGA
- a CDS encoding dsRBD fold-containing protein has translation METSETHVKKRSQHPATTGVDVNGEQWSVSIVIDGHKPDDADMSVSARARLPRPDDAALEGTGSARLHSTHFDVVTIGKQLAVARALADLSHQLFESASEYEAITRSALRIRHRTSPAPPRAWSPATHGVTRAAT, from the coding sequence ATGGAGACGTCCGAGACGCACGTGAAGAAGAGATCGCAGCATCCGGCGACGACGGGAGTGGATGTGAACGGGGAACAGTGGTCGGTGAGCATCGTCATCGACGGGCACAAACCGGACGACGCGGACATGTCGGTGTCGGCGCGGGCCCGCCTACCGAGACCGGACGACGCCGCACTCGAGGGCACGGGATCTGCGCGCCTCCATTCGACCCATTTCGACGTGGTGACGATCGGCAAGCAGTTGGCCGTCGCCCGCGCACTGGCCGACCTGTCACACCAGTTGTTCGAATCGGCCTCCGAGTACGAGGCGATCACCCGCAGCGCACTGCGGATCCGACATCGAACGTCCCCGGCTCCCCCTCGCGCCTGGTCCCCGGCGACTCACGGCGTCACCCGGGCAGCGACGTAG
- a CDS encoding acyl carrier protein, with amino-acid sequence MDLDSLDWLDFLVGLHSTFGIDMPEADYGRLVTLTDVTDYVAARVTP; translated from the coding sequence GTGGATCTCGATTCGCTGGATTGGCTGGACTTCCTCGTCGGGCTGCATTCGACCTTCGGGATCGACATGCCGGAGGCCGACTACGGAAGGCTCGTCACCCTCACCGACGTGACAGACTACGTCGCTGCCCGGGTGACGCCGTGA
- a CDS encoding (d)CMP kinase, whose protein sequence is MHFRHITISGEPGSGKSSVGRELARIYGMDIVSTGALQRELAVRWAYQLWMSTRELNLISRLIRV, encoded by the coding sequence ATGCACTTCCGGCACATCACGATCAGTGGTGAACCGGGAAGCGGGAAGAGTTCCGTCGGGCGAGAGCTTGCGCGGATATACGGCATGGATATTGTCAGCACTGGTGCACTACAGCGAGAATTGGCAGTTCGCTGGGCGTATCAATTGTGGATGTCAACAAGAGAGCTGAACTTGATCAGTCGATTGATTCGCGTATAG
- a CDS encoding cytidylate kinase family protein: protein MDVNKRAELDQSIDSRIDSILQRKGAQTTALIFDSRLAWHFVPNAFKLHLIIDPTVAAERLHRTRESNVESYTSVEHAAQDARTRSSSERSRFRDKYGVDIFRLRNYDLVIDTSDAPLDMVVSEVLQVVNGPPTDGLQLRASPRRVIPTIEPVRELAAIESGAAPGWEQPVVGYSSPEVFALRGHDALSRALIAKQVLVPALLESEGGEEVTAGITADEFLFTEAQRKWMYDWEHIHGFRFPLYPDTADQVGRK, encoded by the coding sequence GTGGATGTCAACAAGAGAGCTGAACTTGATCAGTCGATTGATTCGCGTATAGATAGCATTCTGCAGAGGAAGGGCGCGCAGACTACTGCATTGATATTCGATTCTCGACTGGCTTGGCATTTTGTTCCAAATGCATTCAAACTACATCTCATCATAGACCCGACTGTAGCCGCTGAGAGATTGCACCGGACTCGCGAATCAAATGTCGAAAGTTACACGTCCGTGGAACATGCCGCGCAGGATGCGCGTACTAGAAGTTCGAGTGAACGTTCGCGTTTTAGGGATAAGTACGGCGTCGATATCTTCAGGCTGCGGAACTACGACCTGGTGATTGACACTTCTGACGCACCGTTGGACATGGTCGTATCCGAAGTTCTTCAGGTAGTGAACGGCCCGCCGACGGATGGCCTCCAGCTGCGGGCGAGCCCACGTCGTGTTATCCCAACAATCGAACCAGTCCGGGAATTGGCTGCGATTGAGTCAGGTGCCGCACCGGGGTGGGAGCAACCTGTTGTCGGATACAGCTCGCCGGAAGTATTTGCGCTGCGAGGGCACGATGCTCTTAGCAGAGCGCTGATCGCAAAGCAGGTGTTGGTGCCAGCTTTGCTTGAGAGCGAAGGCGGAGAAGAGGTCACCGCAGGGATTACTGCGGATGAGTTTTTATTCACGGAAGCGCAGCGAAAGTGGATGTACGATTGGGAGCATATTCACGGATTTCGTTTTCCCTTATATCCAGACACGGCTGACCAGGTAGGGCGTAAATAA
- a CDS encoding universal stress protein translates to MAADRPIVVGTDGSPSALQAVSWAAKEAALRNAPLTVITTTFVPGAYGFPVGLPPSFFEEEELEAKKRLARAAEAAADAVPGHSLEIHTVLGTETPAGELVERSKAARMVVVGANRQGIIERVLLGSVSSAVATHAHCPVAVIHGLPDTDINALAGPVVVGVDGSAHTEPAVSMAFEEAALRHTELVAVHAWSDVDLHLAFEGGADPTWMQEVVKNETARLSERLAGHAEKYPDVKVRTVVVMDQPAHGLREEAENAQLLVVGSRGRGGFTSLLLGSTSRALMHSVNCPLLIVR, encoded by the coding sequence ATGGCCGCCGACCGTCCGATCGTCGTCGGAACAGACGGATCACCGTCGGCGCTGCAGGCAGTGTCGTGGGCCGCGAAGGAAGCGGCACTGCGGAACGCTCCCCTGACGGTGATCACCACCACGTTCGTTCCGGGCGCGTACGGGTTTCCCGTCGGCCTGCCCCCCAGCTTCTTCGAAGAAGAGGAACTCGAAGCCAAGAAGAGGTTGGCCAGGGCCGCCGAGGCCGCAGCCGACGCAGTGCCCGGTCATTCGCTCGAGATCCACACCGTCCTCGGCACCGAGACACCCGCCGGTGAACTCGTCGAGCGGTCGAAAGCTGCGCGCATGGTGGTCGTCGGTGCGAACCGGCAAGGAATCATCGAGCGAGTGCTCCTGGGCTCGGTCAGCTCGGCCGTTGCCACCCACGCACACTGCCCCGTCGCCGTCATCCACGGCCTGCCCGACACCGACATCAACGCCCTCGCAGGACCCGTCGTCGTCGGCGTCGACGGATCCGCGCACACCGAACCGGCCGTCTCCATGGCATTCGAGGAAGCCGCACTGCGGCACACCGAACTCGTGGCCGTCCACGCCTGGTCCGACGTCGATCTTCACCTCGCATTCGAGGGCGGCGCCGACCCCACGTGGATGCAGGAGGTCGTGAAGAACGAAACAGCCCGGTTGTCGGAAAGACTCGCCGGTCACGCCGAGAAATACCCGGACGTGAAGGTCCGCACAGTCGTCGTCATGGACCAACCCGCACACGGCCTGCGTGAGGAAGCCGAGAATGCGCAGCTGCTCGTCGTGGGTAGCCGCGGTCGGGGCGGGTTCACCAGCTTGCTGTTGGGGTCGACCAGCAGGGCGTTGATGCACTCGGTCAACTGCCCACTTCTCATCGTCCGGTAG
- a CDS encoding erythromycin esterase family protein, whose protein sequence is MKDSGQTSTDRPERIFRDRREAGRVLGELLEAYRGDPRVVVLGLARGGVPVAWEVAAALGAPLDAFVVRKLGVPGREEFAMGALASGGVVVLNDDLVRDLAITPEQLRRVVDREGRELVRREAAYRGNRPPTDVAGKIAILVDDGLVTGASMHAAVDALREQEPEQIVVAVPAAPESTCRDLRAVVDDVVCATMPFPFRAVGDSFWNFAQVTDEEVRTLLRTPTVGPGTPNARILEFNSAAGIVRLASREAPDGVPAPQDLLDLVGDARIVLIGESSHGTHEFYAARAEITRRLIEEKGFTAVAAEADWPDAYRVNRYVRGHGSDTSAEEALRGFERFPAWMWRNTVVRDFVAWLREHNDRCATDGRDQTGFYGLDLYSLHRSMREVIDYLDRVDPAAAQRARARYSCFEHVSGEDGQAYGYAAAFGAGESCEQQVVDQLVDLQHHALEYARRGGILADDDQFYAERNAWSVRDAEEYYRTMFGGRVSSWNLRDRHMADTLDALIAHLDRRLGSTARVVVWAHNSHVGDARATEVGTQGELTVGQLVRERYRDDCRLIGFSTYAGTVTAASEWGGPAERKVVRAALPSSVEELFHEVGKDAFLVRTDHDRRTADTLRVARLERAIGVIYRPETERQSHYFYTRLSDQFDAVIHIDTTHALEPLERTSLWVEGEMPETYPFAL, encoded by the coding sequence ATGAAGGATTCCGGACAAACATCGACGGACAGACCGGAACGCATCTTTCGAGACCGGCGAGAAGCTGGACGCGTTCTGGGCGAGTTGCTCGAGGCGTACCGGGGAGACCCACGCGTCGTCGTCCTCGGCCTCGCGCGCGGAGGTGTACCTGTCGCGTGGGAGGTGGCGGCTGCCCTGGGTGCACCCCTCGATGCCTTCGTCGTACGCAAGCTCGGGGTTCCCGGCCGCGAGGAGTTCGCGATGGGGGCACTGGCGAGTGGCGGCGTGGTGGTCCTGAACGACGACCTGGTGAGAGATCTCGCGATCACCCCGGAACAACTGCGTCGGGTCGTGGACCGGGAGGGACGCGAATTGGTCCGCCGTGAAGCGGCATACCGGGGAAACCGGCCCCCGACCGACGTCGCGGGAAAGATTGCGATCCTCGTCGACGACGGTCTCGTGACAGGAGCCAGCATGCATGCGGCGGTCGACGCGCTGCGTGAGCAAGAGCCCGAACAGATCGTCGTCGCGGTACCGGCCGCGCCGGAATCGACGTGCCGCGATCTCCGAGCGGTGGTCGACGACGTCGTGTGTGCGACGATGCCGTTTCCCTTCCGCGCCGTGGGGGACTCGTTTTGGAACTTCGCCCAGGTGACGGACGAGGAGGTGCGGACGTTGCTGCGCACACCCACCGTCGGCCCGGGGACCCCGAACGCCCGGATACTCGAATTCAACTCGGCCGCGGGAATCGTTCGCTTGGCATCTCGTGAGGCGCCCGACGGTGTGCCGGCACCGCAGGACCTGCTCGACCTCGTCGGTGACGCGCGGATCGTGCTGATCGGCGAGAGCTCGCACGGAACACACGAGTTCTATGCCGCACGCGCGGAGATCACCAGGAGATTGATCGAGGAGAAGGGTTTCACCGCTGTTGCGGCGGAGGCCGACTGGCCCGACGCCTATCGGGTCAACCGCTACGTGCGCGGACACGGCAGCGACACGTCGGCGGAGGAGGCGCTGCGCGGATTCGAGCGCTTCCCGGCCTGGATGTGGCGTAACACGGTGGTCCGCGACTTCGTCGCGTGGTTGAGGGAGCACAACGACCGGTGCGCGACGGACGGCCGAGACCAGACAGGCTTTTACGGACTCGATCTCTACAGCCTGCACCGCTCCATGCGGGAGGTGATCGACTACCTGGACCGGGTCGACCCGGCGGCGGCCCAGCGGGCACGCGCCCGCTATTCGTGCTTCGAGCACGTATCCGGGGAAGACGGTCAGGCGTACGGCTACGCCGCAGCGTTCGGTGCGGGGGAATCCTGCGAGCAGCAGGTCGTCGACCAGCTCGTGGACCTGCAACACCACGCCCTCGAGTACGCCCGCCGCGGCGGTATCCTCGCCGACGACGACCAGTTCTACGCGGAACGGAACGCGTGGAGTGTGCGCGACGCCGAGGAGTACTACCGCACCATGTTCGGTGGCCGGGTGTCGTCGTGGAACCTACGCGACCGTCACATGGCCGACACGCTCGACGCACTGATCGCTCATCTCGACCGCCGGCTCGGGAGTACCGCCCGCGTGGTCGTCTGGGCTCACAACTCCCACGTGGGCGACGCGCGTGCCACCGAGGTCGGAACCCAGGGCGAACTGACGGTGGGCCAACTGGTGCGCGAACGGTACCGCGACGACTGCCGCCTGATCGGATTCAGCACCTACGCGGGAACGGTCACCGCGGCCAGCGAGTGGGGTGGACCGGCGGAACGGAAGGTGGTCCGCGCCGCGTTGCCCAGCAGTGTCGAAGAACTCTTCCACGAGGTGGGAAAGGACGCGTTCCTCGTCCGCACCGACCACGACCGGAGGACCGCGGACACCCTTCGGGTCGCGCGCCTGGAGCGGGCGATCGGCGTGATCTACCGCCCGGAGACGGAACGGCAGAGCCACTACTTTTACACGCGGCTGTCCGATCAGTTCGACGCGGTGATCCACATCGACACCACGCACGCCCTCGAACCGCTCGAACGCACCAGCCTGTGGGTGGAAGGCGAAATGCCGGAGACCTACCCGTTCGCTCTGTGA
- a CDS encoding class II aldolase/adducin family protein has protein sequence MNETDIEGARVVVAEACRVAAARGLMEGILGHISFRVSPDLLLIRCRSADDTGVAYTRPSDIRLVRFDGTAGAPGELDNGYQVPKELPVHVESMRASPDIRAVAHLHPPSIVAADLAGISLRPIYGAYDIPGAVLARGGVPVYRRAVLIHRTQLGKEMVTAMGDRPVVICRGHGITSVASSVQQSVLQAASLEELARMSLAVVSAGGTLVDIDDADWEDLPDLGANFNTGAVWRHEVARAATV, from the coding sequence GTGAACGAGACGGACATCGAGGGTGCACGGGTCGTCGTAGCCGAGGCGTGCAGGGTTGCCGCTGCCCGGGGTTTGATGGAGGGCATCCTGGGCCACATCAGCTTCAGAGTCTCCCCTGACCTTCTGCTCATCAGGTGTCGCAGTGCAGACGACACCGGCGTGGCCTATACACGCCCGTCCGACATTCGACTCGTACGGTTCGACGGAACAGCCGGCGCTCCAGGTGAACTCGACAACGGCTATCAGGTACCCAAGGAGTTGCCCGTTCACGTCGAGTCGATGCGGGCCTCGCCCGACATCCGAGCTGTAGCGCACCTGCACCCCCCGTCGATTGTTGCAGCCGACCTAGCGGGTATCTCGCTGCGGCCCATCTACGGGGCCTACGACATCCCCGGTGCAGTTCTCGCGCGGGGTGGGGTGCCGGTGTACCGCCGCGCAGTGTTGATTCATCGCACCCAACTCGGCAAGGAAATGGTGACGGCGATGGGCGATCGACCCGTCGTCATCTGCCGCGGACATGGCATCACCTCCGTCGCGTCGTCGGTGCAACAGTCGGTTCTGCAGGCCGCCAGCCTGGAAGAGCTGGCGCGCATGTCCTTGGCTGTCGTGAGCGCGGGTGGCACGCTCGTCGACATCGACGACGCCGATTGGGAGGATCTTCCCGACCTCGGCGCCAACTTCAACACCGGCGCAGTCTGGCGACACGAGGTCGCACGCGCAGCGACGGTATAG
- a CDS encoding NAD(P)/FAD-dependent oxidoreductase, which yields MPESTTVIVGASIGGVRTAQALRSEGYPGAIVLIGAEGELPYDKPPLSKSILAGDSTMAEITLLTTEQARELDLELRLGQPAIRLSTANRDVELADGTRVAFDNLVLATGARARPSPWGTPNGLHVIRTAADARALRRHLGTTDHLVIIGGGFIGAETAATAVELGMRVTLVDPEPVPMARVMGAEIGELFIDLHRRRGVDTRFGVGVESVHGEHGSFAIGLSDGSTLAADTVVVGIGAIPNDDWLESSGLEVSNGVVCDVYCRAIGHDNIYAVGDVCRFDNTRRGGSTRLEHWTNAVEQAVVVARNIARPDKKMRHEPVEYVWSDQYDWKIQTVGLAGSSTHTVIGEVTNKARFAVCYPDENGRLAGVVVVNWPKALVTARKAIALGVEYAEFAARLEAMTVSARTTVKETT from the coding sequence ATGCCGGAATCGACCACGGTCATCGTCGGTGCATCGATCGGTGGTGTCCGAACTGCGCAGGCACTGCGGTCGGAAGGGTATCCGGGCGCCATCGTTCTCATCGGTGCCGAAGGCGAACTGCCCTATGACAAGCCGCCATTGTCGAAGTCGATCCTGGCAGGTGACTCTACGATGGCCGAGATTACGTTGTTGACCACCGAACAGGCTCGGGAACTCGATCTCGAGCTTCGGTTGGGCCAACCAGCCATACGGCTGAGCACGGCAAACCGGGATGTCGAACTCGCAGACGGTACGAGGGTCGCATTCGACAACCTGGTGCTCGCCACCGGCGCTCGCGCCCGGCCGTCACCATGGGGAACGCCGAACGGCCTACACGTGATACGAACAGCCGCGGACGCCCGCGCACTACGCCGCCATCTCGGCACCACCGACCACCTCGTCATTATCGGCGGCGGCTTCATCGGCGCGGAGACCGCGGCAACCGCGGTCGAACTCGGGATGCGCGTGACGCTGGTGGATCCAGAACCCGTGCCCATGGCACGCGTGATGGGTGCGGAGATCGGCGAGCTGTTCATCGACCTCCATCGGCGTCGCGGCGTCGACACCAGATTCGGGGTCGGTGTCGAGTCCGTGCACGGTGAGCACGGGTCCTTCGCGATCGGCTTGTCCGACGGGTCGACGCTCGCCGCCGACACGGTGGTCGTCGGAATCGGGGCGATACCGAACGACGACTGGCTCGAGTCCTCCGGTCTGGAGGTGAGCAATGGTGTGGTGTGTGACGTGTACTGCCGTGCAATCGGTCACGACAACATCTACGCAGTCGGCGACGTGTGCCGGTTCGACAACACCCGACGCGGCGGCTCGACCCGGCTCGAGCACTGGACGAACGCGGTGGAGCAAGCCGTCGTGGTCGCCCGGAACATCGCTCGCCCGGACAAGAAGATGCGCCACGAACCGGTCGAATACGTCTGGAGCGATCAGTACGACTGGAAGATACAGACGGTCGGACTGGCGGGCTCGTCGACGCACACTGTCATCGGCGAGGTGACGAACAAGGCTCGGTTCGCGGTCTGCTACCCCGACGAGAACGGCAGACTGGCCGGGGTCGTCGTCGTCAATTGGCCGAAAGCGCTTGTCACCGCCCGCAAAGCGATCGCACTCGGGGTCGAATATGCCGAGTTTGCGGCACGTCTCGAGGCAATGACGGTGTCAGCCCGCACCACGGTCAAGGAAACCACGTGA
- a CDS encoding ferredoxin yields the protein MAVVKANLGACQGYANCVVAADDYFDIDDDGVVELLSVEVPESERGRVDSAARSCPVSALWIED from the coding sequence ATGGCTGTCGTCAAAGCGAATCTTGGTGCATGTCAGGGATATGCCAATTGCGTCGTCGCTGCCGACGACTACTTCGACATCGACGACGACGGTGTCGTCGAACTGTTGAGTGTGGAGGTCCCCGAATCGGAACGGGGACGCGTCGACAGTGCTGCCCGGTCCTGCCCGGTCTCCGCGCTCTGGATCGAAGACTGA